From Nonlabens sp. Ci31, the proteins below share one genomic window:
- a CDS encoding DMT family transporter encodes MNWMILIIAGLFEVAFAACLGKAKETTGTEANYWYIGFLVCLSISMILLVKATRELPIGTAYAVWTGIGAVGTVLLGILIFKEPTTFWRLFFISTLIASVVGLKIVSN; translated from the coding sequence ATGAATTGGATGATATTAATTATAGCAGGACTCTTTGAGGTAGCTTTTGCTGCTTGTCTTGGAAAAGCAAAAGAAACTACAGGCACTGAAGCAAATTACTGGTACATTGGTTTTTTAGTATGTTTATCAATCAGTATGATATTACTTGTAAAGGCAACTCGCGAATTACCAATTGGGACTGCTTACGCTGTGTGGACAGGAATAGGTGCCGTTGGGACAGTGCTATTAGGAATTCTAATATTTAAAGAACCTACTACATTTTGGCGACTATTTTTTATTTCTACGTTAATAGCTTCGGTAGTAGGATTAAAAATAGTCTCCAATTAA
- a CDS encoding class I SAM-dependent methyltransferase produces the protein MNNRDSEKQRIKKPWPTKAAMEQIYEKGLWGTTTTAPYYSGSGSHHPYIVDPYINTVALFLTSFQDPISVCDLGCGDFNIGKQLVQHTKNYIGVDVASNVIAHNKKMFQKENLKFYCLDLAVDRLPAADCALLRQVLQHLSNSEIQSILDQLRAYKYVMLTEHLPEGDFIPNKDITSGQGIRLKKQSGLNVLEAPFYFKVKDVQQLLSTRLEKGKGVLVTTLYKVY, from the coding sequence GTGAAAAGCAAAGAATTAAGAAACCTTGGCCTACTAAGGCTGCTATGGAGCAGATTTATGAGAAGGGATTATGGGGAACGACTACTACTGCTCCTTATTATTCTGGAAGTGGATCACATCATCCATATATAGTAGACCCTTATATAAATACAGTCGCCTTGTTTTTGACATCTTTTCAAGATCCTATTTCCGTTTGCGATTTGGGTTGTGGGGATTTTAATATAGGCAAACAATTAGTACAACATACAAAGAACTATATAGGTGTTGATGTGGCTTCCAATGTGATAGCACACAATAAAAAGATGTTCCAAAAAGAAAATTTAAAATTTTATTGCCTAGATCTTGCAGTTGACCGTTTACCTGCAGCAGACTGTGCTTTACTAAGACAAGTATTACAACACCTATCTAATTCCGAAATTCAAAGTATCCTAGATCAGTTAAGAGCTTATAAATATGTCATGCTAACCGAGCATTTACCTGAAGGAGACTTTATACCTAACAAGGATATCACTTCAGGTCAAGGTATTAGACTTAAAAAACAAAGCGGATTAAACGTATTAGAAGCGCCGTTTTATTTTAAGGTAAAAGACGTACAACAACTACTTTCTACTAGATTAGAAAAAGGGAAAGGAGTTCTAGTGACAACGCTTTATAAAGTTTATTAA
- a CDS encoding DUF4442 domain-containing protein produces MGTRFLSKATLFKYGLNWSPMYRKSTAKIIDVSPDLLHVKMKLPISWRNKNYMNSIFGGSIYASVDPIPMFQLINLIGDHYVVWDKAANIKFKKPAKENLYAEFLYSENELEQIEELVKRDNEIEIVKMVQMTNKSGAKVYCEIEKTIYVANKEFYKRKRKNQDRTSIEP; encoded by the coding sequence TTGGGTACTAGATTCTTATCTAAAGCCACCCTTTTTAAATATGGATTAAACTGGTCACCGATGTACAGAAAAAGTACCGCTAAAATAATCGACGTATCACCTGATTTATTGCATGTAAAAATGAAATTACCTATCAGCTGGAGGAATAAAAACTATATGAACTCCATATTTGGTGGTAGTATATATGCTTCCGTAGATCCGATACCTATGTTTCAATTGATCAATCTTATTGGAGATCATTATGTAGTTTGGGACAAGGCAGCTAACATTAAATTTAAGAAACCCGCTAAAGAAAACTTATACGCAGAATTTCTATACTCAGAAAATGAGCTTGAACAAATCGAAGAACTAGTGAAGCGTGATAACGAAATTGAAATCGTTAAAATGGTGCAAATGACCAACAAAAGCGGTGCTAAAGTATATTGCGAAATAGAAAAAACAATCTATGTTGCAAACAAAGAATTCTATAAGAGGAAAAGAAAAAACCAAGATAGAACATCAATAGAGCCGTGA
- a CDS encoding ectonucleotide pyrophosphatase/phosphodiesterase — translation MTKQNRIITLIAIAGMLSLVSCSSKLSPTTKKATTLNSESALKKPYVILISLDGFRWDYVDKYRPPNLINFISKGVEAKSLIPSYPSKTFPNHYSIATGMYPDKHGIIGNIFYSYKKEATYNIRNRKMAEDGSFYGGSPIWIEANKASMVTASYFFVGTEANIQGMTPTYYYKYDGSIKNEDRVAQAVKWLKMPAENRPHLITMYFSDMDDAGHNFSPSNEEKLKDKLLALDKNLGDLFNGVIATGLPVNIIIVSDHGMANQPVKNLIPIDDIQNDSLFLTINNGSIVNIHPKKNVDTNSLFKDLKQKENHFKIYKTKDTPGFEKIPTNKDWGSFQLVPNSGYYFSTKKSIAARIEKNITTIGVHGFDTKYKDMHGIFYANGPAFKNNYEIPAVKNIHIYPLMCRILGLDIPKDIDGDLDQIKSVLKTD, via the coding sequence ATGACAAAGCAAAATAGGATCATTACATTAATTGCTATCGCAGGAATGCTCAGTCTTGTCTCCTGCAGCAGCAAGTTATCACCCACTACAAAAAAAGCAACTACTTTAAATTCGGAATCGGCTCTTAAAAAACCCTATGTTATATTGATTTCCCTAGATGGTTTTCGTTGGGATTATGTAGATAAATATAGGCCTCCCAACTTGATCAATTTTATTTCCAAAGGTGTTGAAGCAAAATCATTAATACCCTCCTATCCTTCTAAGACCTTTCCGAATCACTATAGCATTGCAACGGGTATGTACCCAGATAAACATGGTATCATAGGCAATATTTTCTACAGCTATAAAAAAGAGGCTACTTATAACATTCGGAATCGAAAAATGGCCGAAGACGGCAGTTTTTACGGAGGTTCTCCCATATGGATAGAAGCAAATAAAGCATCGATGGTGACGGCCAGTTACTTCTTTGTGGGTACAGAAGCAAACATTCAAGGAATGACACCTACCTATTACTATAAATACGATGGTAGTATAAAAAATGAAGATCGTGTTGCTCAAGCCGTAAAATGGTTGAAGATGCCAGCTGAAAATAGACCCCATTTAATTACTATGTACTTTAGTGATATGGATGATGCAGGTCATAATTTTAGTCCGTCCAATGAGGAGAAGCTAAAAGACAAACTACTGGCTTTAGATAAAAACTTAGGCGATCTATTTAATGGTGTAATAGCAACAGGACTGCCTGTGAACATCATCATCGTTTCAGATCACGGCATGGCAAATCAACCTGTCAAGAACCTTATACCAATAGATGACATTCAAAACGACAGCTTGTTTTTAACCATTAATAACGGCTCCATTGTAAATATTCATCCAAAAAAAAATGTCGATACCAACTCTTTGTTTAAAGATTTAAAACAAAAAGAAAATCATTTTAAAATCTATAAAACTAAAGACACTCCTGGTTTTGAAAAAATACCAACTAATAAAGACTGGGGTTCCTTCCAACTAGTGCCTAATTCTGGCTATTATTTTTCGACTAAAAAAAGTATAGCAGCAAGAATTGAGAAAAACATAACAACTATAGGTGTACACGGCTTTGATACCAAATACAAAGATATGCATGGTATCTTCTATGCGAATGGTCCTGCTTTTAAAAATAATTACGAGATACCAGCAGTAAAAAATATTCATATATACCCGTTAATGTGTAGGATATTAGGACTGGACATTCCAAAAGATATTGACGGAGATTTAGACCAAATAAAAAGTGTTTTAAAAACTGATTAA